A single window of Pyxicephalus adspersus chromosome 10, UCB_Pads_2.0, whole genome shotgun sequence DNA harbors:
- the LOC140339829 gene encoding uncharacterized protein, with amino-acid sequence MYSVSVCPINPPERCPRPLYSWDSTQEGQEIPHHHQVGGAEGPINPPERCPRPLYSQDSSQEDQEIPHHHQGEDLMDIKVEVKSEEEETSVMDDQQYTEEAGMMRTFIEEDTPTQISTGHSIEKPSKDRLTLSPDCKMEAMTGDCAGEETISPAMDRPSDPSDIPSVRNSFGILEEKTFSCPECGGSFSSDLGLYFHQRSHTGEKLYSCPECGKSFFSKKNLVRHYRSHTGEKPYTCPDCGKGFSDKITVSRHKIMHTGQKPYSCTECERKFTHKSSLTAHQRLHTREKIHSCPECGKDFLYQSVLVSHLRTHTRENLYSCTECEKKFVYKTKFTAHQRLHTGENIHSCTERGKDFLHKSELLVHKKSHTKERSHSCTECGKSYSYKADLLAHQRRHVVQKTHSCHVCGKCFSSKRSLETHQKSHTGEKQYSCPECGKCFSYKSELIMHQRSHTGENPYSCTVCGKCWETPSQLVRHQRSHTGEKPYSCPECGKCFSLKSNLVIHVRSHTGEKPYTCPECGKRYTDKSSLSRHQKSHTGEKPYFCDECGKCYSQKSDLVVHQRSHTGEKPYSCPECGKRYSDKKSLSSHQKSHTGEKPYFCDECGKRFSGKKSLLRHHILHRSKILHSCPECGKEYKGKLGLVRHQRCHVGDKP; translated from the exons atgtattcagtcagtgtgtgccccataaacccaccagagagatgtccccgtcctctgtattcctgggattccacacaggaaggtcaggagatccctcaccatcatcaggtaggtggagctgagggccccataaacccaccagagagatgtccccgtcctctgtattcccaggatTCCTCACAGGAAGaccaggagatccctcaccatcatcag GGTGAAGATCTGATGGATATAAAAGTTGAGGTTAAATCTGAAGAAGAAGAGACGTCTGTGATGGATGATCAGCAATATACGgaggaggctggaatgatgaggacattcatagaggaggacactcctacacagatcagcacag gacactccatAGAGAAACCCTCAAAGGATCGTCTGACTTTATCTCCAGATTGTAAAATGGAGGCCATGACAGGAGATTGTGCGGGAGAAGAGACCATCAGCCCAGCTATGGATAGACCATCCGATCCCTCTGACATTCCTAGTGTGAGGAATAGTTTCGGCATTCTGGaagagaaaacattttcctgtCCTGAGTGTGGGGGGAGTTTTAGCTCTGATTTAGGTTTATATTTTCATCAGAGGTCCCACACAGGGGAGAAGCTCTATTCCTGCCCTGAGTgtggaaagagttttttttcaaaaaaaaacctggttagACATTACAGatctcacacaggagagaaaccatataCCTGTCCTGATTGTGGGAAAGGCTTTTCAGATAAAATTACTGTTTCCAGGCATAAAATTATGCACACAGGCCAGAAGCCGTACTCCTGCACTGAGTGCGAGAGAAAATTTACACACAAGTCCTCACTTACTGCACATCAGAGACTGCACACTCGTGAAAAGATTCATTCATGTCCTGAATGTGGGAAAGATTTTCTTTATCAATCAGTCCTGGTCTCGCATCTGAGGACGCACACTAGAGAGAATTTGTACTCCTGTACCGAGTGTGAGAAAAAATTTGTATACAAGACCAAATTTACTGCACATCAGAGGCTACATACTGGGGAAAATATTCATTCCTGTACGGAACGTGGGAAAGATTTTCTTCATAAATCAGAACTTCTTGTGCATAAGAAGTCACACACAAAAGAGAGGTCACATTCCTGTACCGAGTGTGGAAAAAGTTATTCATACAAAGCCGATCTTCTTGCACATCAGAGAAGGCATGTGGTTCAAAAGACTCATTCCTGCCATgtgtgtgggaaatgtttctctTCTAAACGTTCACTGGAGACCCATCAGAaatctcacacaggggagaagcagTATTCTTGCCctgagtgcgggaaatgtttttcGTACAAATCAGAGCTGATTATGCATCAAAGATCCCACACGGGTGAAAATCCATATTCCTGTACTGTGTGTGGGAAATGCTGGGAAACTCCATCACAGCTTGTTagacatcagagatctcacaccgGTGAGAAGCCGTATTCCTgtcctgagtgtggaaaatgtttctcGCTCAAATCAAACCTTGTTATACATGTGAGGTCTCACACGGGTGAGAAGCCGTATACCTGTCCCGAATGTGGAAAAAGGTATACAGATAAAAGTAGTCTTTCTAGGCACCAGAAATCTCACACCGGTGAGAAGCCATATTTCTGTgatgagtgtgggaaatgttacTCACAGAAGTCAGACCTTGTtgtacatcagagatctcacacaggagagaagccatattcctgtccTGAGTGTGGAAAACGTTATTCAGATAAAAAAAGCCTTTCTAGTCATCAGAAATCGCACACAGGTGAGAAACCATATTTCTGTGATGAGTGTGGGAAACggttttctggaaaaaaaagtcttttgagACACCACATATTGCACAGAAGTAAAATTCTGCATTCTTGTCCTGAGTGTGGAAAAGAATACAAAGGAAAATTAGGGCTTGTTCGACATCAGAGATGCCACGTAGGGGACAAACCATAA